From a region of the Branchiostoma floridae strain S238N-H82 chromosome 13, Bfl_VNyyK, whole genome shotgun sequence genome:
- the LOC118428926 gene encoding methyltransferase-like 26 isoform X1, producing MVQRVPQVASTSEVQNHLRAKRLRYLSKMKRVSAADRNKGPILEVMRELVPQDRSIYMLEVASGGGTHAAYISQAFPNVTWQPSDIEQRCLDSIAACIKATGVRNVRPAVRIDTSQPWQQWAGHQPESCDMMMCVNMIHISPIRCTQGMIEAAGVLLKPDGQLVAYGPFSIHGVISPESNVRFDEHLRAQNPEWGLRDVDYLTEVAQKQGLQFQRMVDMPANNKILVFQKGSKNDSG from the exons ATGGTTCAAAGAGTACCACAGGTAGCGTCTACCTCCGAAGTCCAAAATCATCTGCGAG CTAAAAGACTCAGGTACCTGAGCAAAATGAAGCGAGTGTCAGCTGCTGACAGGAACAAGGGACCCATCCTGGAGGTGATGCGGGAGCTGGTGCCACAGGACCGGTCCATCTACATGCTGGAGGTGGCGTCAGGGGGAGGGACACATGCTGCATATATCTCACAGGCATTTCCTAACGTTACCTGGCAGCCCTCCGACATAGAACAGAGATGTCTGGACAG TATTGCAGCATGCATAAAAGCCACTGGTGTGAGAAATGTGAGGCCAGCAGTGAGGATTGACACTTCGCAGCCATGGCAACAGTGGGCGGGGCACCAGCCCGAGTCATGTGACATGATGATGTGTGTCAACATGATCCACATATCACCAATCAGGTGCACACAG GGCATGATTGAAGCTGCAGGAGTTTTACTGAAACCTGATGGACAACTTGTAGCCTATGGG CCCTTCTCCATTCATGGTGTCATCAGTCCTGAGAGTAATGTGAGATTCGATGAACACCTCAGGGCACA GAACCCTGAGTGGGGCCTGAGGGATGTGGACTACCTGACTGAGGTGGCACAGAAGCAGGGGCTCCAGTTTCAAAGAATG GTGGACATGCCAGCAAACAACAAGATCTTAGTGTTTCAGAAGGGCTCAAAAAATGATTCTGGAT
- the LOC118428926 gene encoding methyltransferase-like 26 isoform X2: protein MKRVSAADRNKGPILEVMRELVPQDRSIYMLEVASGGGTHAAYISQAFPNVTWQPSDIEQRCLDSIAACIKATGVRNVRPAVRIDTSQPWQQWAGHQPESCDMMMCVNMIHISPIRCTQGMIEAAGVLLKPDGQLVAYGPFSIHGVISPESNVRFDEHLRAQNPEWGLRDVDYLTEVAQKQGLQFQRMVDMPANNKILVFQKGSKNDSG, encoded by the exons ATGAAGCGAGTGTCAGCTGCTGACAGGAACAAGGGACCCATCCTGGAGGTGATGCGGGAGCTGGTGCCACAGGACCGGTCCATCTACATGCTGGAGGTGGCGTCAGGGGGAGGGACACATGCTGCATATATCTCACAGGCATTTCCTAACGTTACCTGGCAGCCCTCCGACATAGAACAGAGATGTCTGGACAG TATTGCAGCATGCATAAAAGCCACTGGTGTGAGAAATGTGAGGCCAGCAGTGAGGATTGACACTTCGCAGCCATGGCAACAGTGGGCGGGGCACCAGCCCGAGTCATGTGACATGATGATGTGTGTCAACATGATCCACATATCACCAATCAGGTGCACACAG GGCATGATTGAAGCTGCAGGAGTTTTACTGAAACCTGATGGACAACTTGTAGCCTATGGG CCCTTCTCCATTCATGGTGTCATCAGTCCTGAGAGTAATGTGAGATTCGATGAACACCTCAGGGCACA GAACCCTGAGTGGGGCCTGAGGGATGTGGACTACCTGACTGAGGTGGCACAGAAGCAGGGGCTCCAGTTTCAAAGAATG GTGGACATGCCAGCAAACAACAAGATCTTAGTGTTTCAGAAGGGCTCAAAAAATGATTCTGGAT
- the LOC118428927 gene encoding MAPK regulated corepressor interacting protein 2-like: MYTVSRGPSKLAAQRRRGPTQNLEKVSPTSPTFKDENWNAIKMSSPRPVFTPVNGKKKERTVSPVHQQDQTPEHQYNIRYLYDIWRRVEREEQEDRDKNHGTKYYVESEKSNPALENFVPFDLEQFWANKFLQSVKEAS, from the exons ATGTACACTGTGAGCAGAGGCCCTAGCAAACTGGCAGCCCAACGCCGAAggg GTCCGACGCAAAACCTTGAGAAAGTGAGTCCCACATCGCCTACCTTCAAGGACGAAAATTGGAACGCCATCAAAATGAG CTCTCCCAGGCCAGTCTTTACTCCAGTGAATGGGAAGAAGAAGGAGAGAACAGTCTCACCTGTCCACCAGCAGGACCAGACACCAGAACACCAGTATAACATCAGATACTTGTATGACA TTTGGAGAAGAGTTGAACGTGAGGAGCAAGAGGACAGGGATAAAAATCATG GCACCAAATATTATGTAGAGTCAGAGAAATCAAATCCTGCACTAGAAA attttgttcCATTTGACTTGGAACAGTTTTGGGCCAACAAGTTCTTACAGAGTGTGAAAGAGGCCTCGTGA